Within Pseudomonas paeninsulae, the genomic segment AGTTGGAAGATGTCCTCGCGCAGCAAGGGTTCGCCGCCGGAAAGGATCAGCACACGCACCCCGGCGTCATGCAGGTCGTCGATCACCCGCAGGGCTTCGGTGGTGTCCAGTTCGTCGCGGAACGCGCTGTCGGCGGAGGTGGCGTAGCAGTGTTTGCAGGTCAGGTTGCAGCGCCGCAGCAGGTTCCAGATCACCACCGGCGGACGGGCCAGACCGGTGCCGCGGGCACCGAGCACGGGGGCGTTCGGTTCGGTCAGGGCACGCAGGTAATGGCTGATTCTCAACATGAGCGATATTCCTCGAAGAACGCAGCGCTCCCAGTGGGCGCATCACGCATGGCGCGTGGATCTAGGGTTGCAGCATCACCGAGGGAGAATTGCCGCTCCTTGATCGGAAACAATAAAGCGCGGCGAGGTGCCCAGGCGCAGGCCGGTTTTTTTCAGGATGCGACTGCTGACCAGCATCTCGTCGGCGCGGCAGGCAGCGCCGAGCAAGGTGCGGATCTGTTCGCGGTAGGCATCGATCTGTTCGGCGCTGCGGCCATGCACCATGGCGAACAGGTTGTAGTGCCAGTCCTCACGACGCGGGCGGCGGTAGCAATGGCTGACGAACGCCTGGGCGCCGATCAGCGGGCCGAGGCGGGCGATCTCGCTGTCGTCCACGTCCCATACGGTCATGCCGTTGTGCCGATAACCCAGACGATAGTGGTTGGGCACTGCGGCGATACGGCGGATAGCGCCATCGGCCTGCAGTCGTTGCAGCAGCGCCAGGGTCGCCTCGATGCTCAGCTGCAACTGTTCGGCGAGCCAGGCCCAGGGGTCTTCCAGTAGCGGCAGGCCGGCCTCGGTGAGTTCGACCAGGCGGCGAGTTAGCTGATCTTCAGACGGGGAAGTGCAAGCCGACATGGTAGGTCTCCTCCTTGGGTAGGTTGAGCACCGTCAAGCCAGTCTCGCTTTCGATGCGTTGCAGGGTGTCGAGAATGCCCTGCGGCGTTGCGCAGCCGAGCACGAACCACATGTTCCAGGCGTGTTCGCGGCGGTAGTTGTGCGCCACTTCAGGCATGCCATTGAGCTGCTCGGCGACTTCGTCGAAGCGCTGTTCCGGCACGGACAAGGCGGCGAGGGTGAAGGCGCCGCCGAGTCGTTCGATGTCGAACATCGGCCCGAAGCGGCTCAGGGTGCCGTCGTCCAGCAGCGCTTGTACGCGCTTACGCAGGTGCTCGGCGTCGCTGTCCAGTTCATCGGCCAGTGCCTGCCAGGGGTGGCGCACCAGGGGCAGGCCGAGCTGCAGGCGATTGAGCAGGCGCCGGTCGAGCTCATCCATGGCGCACCGCTTCGGTTGCCGCGGGTGCGTAACGGCCGCCGCATTGTTTGAAGGCGCGGCTACTGAACAGCAGTTGATGGGGCACCTCGCTCAGTTGCTGCTCGGCCAGCAGGCGCGCGATCTGCTGGCGCACCTGCTCGCGTTCGCGGCCATGCACCATGCAGAACAGGTTGTAGCGCCAATGCGGCAAACGCCGTGGGCGCTCGTAGCAGAGGTTGATGCCGGGTGCCTGACCGAGCCGCAGGCCGACGGCTTCGACCTGCTCGTCGGGAATGTCCATTACCAGCATGGCGTTGGCCAGAAAGCCCAGGGCGCGGTGTTTGAGCACCAGGCCGACGCGGCGAAACAGGCCATCCGCCTGCCACTGCTGCATCTGTTCGACTACCGCCGCTTCGTCGACGCCGATCTGTTCGGCGAGCACCTGGTAAGGGCGCGGCGCCAGCGGCAAGCCGGTTTCCAGCAGGCGGCGTAGGCAAATAGCCTGAGCGGGGGATAGCGCGTGGTTCATGGTAGATCCACCAAGGGAAAACCCAGGTCGATGCGATAGGCGTTACGCATCGGCAGGTCGAGTGGGCGCAGGCCGGAATCGGCTTCGATCTCGTCGAGCAGCCGGTCGAGGTGTGCACGGTCCGGGCCGGTCAGCACGAACCACAGGTTGTAAGCATGCTCGCGCAGGTAGTTGTGATTGACTTCGGGGTAGCGGCTGATGCGTTCGGCCACTTGTTCCAGGCGCGCCTCCGGTACCGCCAGCGCGACCAGGGTACTGGCGCCGGCGCGGCTGTGGTCGAACACCGGGCCAATGCGCGACAGGCTGCCGGCCGCGCGCAGCCGTTCGAGGCAGGCGAGCACTTCGGCTTCCGCGCAACCGAGGGTGTCGGCCATGACCCGGTAAGGTTCGGCGCACAGCGGCATGCCATGCTGGAAGCGCTCGATCAAACGGCTGCTGAGCGGATCGATGTTCATCCTATAGCCCTATCTGGTGAGCGCGACTGCTGAAGAAGATGCCGCTCGGGCTCGCCGCCGGCAAACGCTGGAGCAATTCAACCCGGTAGGGATCCCAGACCTGAATCTCGCCGCCGTCGCGCACCGACAGCCAGAGTTGGTCGCCGCGGGCGGTGAACTCCATGTGCAACACGGCGGGGCCGGGTTGCAGGTCGGCGATGATTTTATGGGTTTCGCTGTCGATGACCTGCACCCGGTGGTTGTCCGGGTGGGCGAAATTGACCCAGATCTGCCGGGCGTCGGGGCGCGCCATGACGAACACCGGCTGGCCGGCGACCTCGATGGCGGCGGTCTGCTGCCAGTTCTGCGAATCCATCACCAGCACCTGATGCCGGCCTACCGCCGGGACGAAGGCCTGATCGCCAGCAACCGCCCAGCCCTCCAGGTGCGGCATCTTATACACCGGGAGTTTCTGCTGGCCGCGGCCATAGTTGCCGAGTACCCGTTGGACGCCGCGTTCCGGGTGCCAGAGGTCGAGCTTGGCCATGCCGTCTTCGCCGAAAAGGCCGGCCAGGTAGTAGCGACCATCCGGGGTCAGCAACGCGTCGTAGGGCTGGTTGCCGACGTCGGTGAAACGACTGATCGCCGGGGTGTTGCCCTGGCTGAAGTCGGCGATCCAAATCTCGCCGGTGTCGAACAGGCTGAAGACGAAACGGCGATCGGGCGCATCGACCACCCCGACCACCCGCGAATGCTTGCTGCCGTCGGCCAGTGGCGTGGCGGGAATATCGGCCACCAGTGCCAGGGTTTGCGCATCGAAGACTTTGACGCCACCCGGCTCGTAGTTGCCCACGGCAATCAGGCTGCCGTCCTGGCTAATGGCACCGCCGATGCTGTTGCCGCCTTGGATCACCCGCTTGTCGAGGCGCATGCGCAGCAGGTCGATCTTGCTCAGGCCACCGTCGCGGCCGAAGACGTAGGCGTAGCGTTGATCGCGGGAGAACACCACCGAGGCGTGGGACAGGTCGCCCAGGCCCTCGATCCGCGCCAGGCTAGTCTGCTGGCTGCTTTCGATGATCTGCAGGCTGCCGGTGGCGCGCTCCACCACCACGCCCAGATCGCCGCTGCCACGCAGCGGTGATTGCGCGCAGGCGCTGAGCAACAGGCTGACCGCGGCCAGCAACAGGGTCGAACGAATCATGGCGTTGGGTATCCTTCGAGGAGGCGATCGACCAACCAGGCGATGTCCGGCTCACTGAGCAGGGCATTCCAGGGCGGCATGGCGGTGCCGGGGCGGCCGTGGGTCACGGTGGCGATCAGTAATTCGCGAGGTTTATTGGCCAGGGCCTGGCGGGTCAGGGCGGGGCCTAGCCCACCGGTCATGCGCAGGCCGTGGCAGGAACCACAGTCCTGTGCCAACAGGTTTTGCAGCTGGGCTTGGCGTTCGGCGCCGGGCGCCTCGGCCTGGGCCAGGGAAAAGGGTAGAAGCACCAGCAGAAGCTGTCCCAGGGCACGTGAAGCGGATTGGGCTAGCGGCATGGCGGTGGTCCCTAATGCAATGGGAGCAGAATGCAGTGGCGCTTGTTGAGGGGCCTTGACCCATATCAACTAGTACTGCGCCGACCGGGGTCGGCGCAGGGCAGGCTACTGCTTGAGCGCTTGGATGCCGGCTTCGGCGTCTATGCCCAGGGTGTAGCCCAGCGATACATGGTGGTAGCGCCCGGTGGCATTGTCGTCGTGGATGGCGAAACCGAAGTTGTAGGTCTTGCCCGATTCGAGGGTCACATCGCCCTCGCCACCGGCAAACTTGCGGGTGAAATCGACGGTCCAGGTGTTGCCGTCGAGCTTGCCGGTGGCGCCGACCAGAGCCTGGCCACCTTCCATGACCCGCTCCTCGGCGACATAGCCGTCGTAGGCCTTGTTCTCGCCGCTGCGCCACTGGTTGAGGTCGTAGAACACGCCGTTGGCCAGCGAGCCATCCTTGACGTACTTGGTCTTGTGCTCGTCGGCACCGGGCATGGTGCGTGCGTCGCCATGGCAACTGCCCCAGCAGCCGCCCTGAGAAGCCAGCTGAACCTGGTCGTTGGCTTCGAGCATGTAGGCGATTTTCACCGGGTTCTGCTCGTCCATCTTGGCTGCACCCGAGGCGGGTGGTTGCTGCCAGGTGAAGCGCAGATAAAGGTTCTCATCGTCATGGGCGGCCTGCACCTTGACGTCGATAAAAGGTGCCTTGCCGGCAATCGGCGTCGGCTCGAGCTTCTTGCCGCTGACAATGGTCTTGCCGATGTCGCTGGCTTCCTCGGAGTGACAGTCGGCGCAGGTCTCGCCTTTCCTCAGCGCCCGCGCACCGCCATGCTCGGTGCCTTTGGTGACCCATTCGACGGGCGATACGCCCGGGTAGAACAGGGTGATGTCGCTGGACTTGATCGAACTCCAGTCAGCCGGGGCTGCAGCCCAGGCGGGAACGGTGACGCAGGCGAGGCTGGCCCCGAGTGCGCAAGTCATCATACGTATGTTCATGCTGTTTTCTCCTAGCGGTTAGCGGCCATAGCTTCAGGCGCTACTCTTCGTCGGCTTCGGTCATGCCTTGCGGTTTATGGTGGGCAATGCCTTTGTGGCAATCGATGCAGGTCATGCTGTCTTCGCGGGCCATTTCGTGCTGTTTGCGCGCGCGTTGTTTCTGCGACGCGGCTTCCATGCTTTCGAGGCTGTGGCAGTTGCGGCATTCGCGTGAGTCGTTGGCCTTCATCCGGCTCCACTCGCGGCGTGCCAGCACCAGACGCTTGGCTTCGAACTTCTCGCGGGTATCGATGGTGCCGATGATCTTGCCCCAGACTTCTTTCGAGGCTTCGATCTTGCGGGCTATTTTGTAGGTCCATTCCTTGGGCACATGGCAGTCCGCGCAGACCGCTCGTACGCCGGTGCGGTTGGTGTAGTGAATGGTCTCTTTGTATTCTGGGTAGACGTTGTCGCGCATCTCATGACACGACAGGCAGAAGCCTTCGGTATTGGTCGCCTCCATGGCAGTGTTGAAGCCGCCCCAGAACAGGACGCCCAGAGCAAATCCAACAATCAGCAAGCCGCCCAGCGAATAGGTCAGGCTCGGCCTGCGCAGGCGGGCCCAAAACCCCGTGGGTTGTTTGTGTTCGGGTGGTGTCTTTCGATCGGTCATGGCCTTGCTCCTGATCTCAGTCACCGCCCAGGCGGGCGGCGGCTGACAGGCCGTTGAAAAACCACTGCGTGAGGCTATGCCGGGTTGAACTCAGTCGCGGAAAGCCGCTTGCGGCTAACGCGCTTTAGCGCGGCCCCGAAGGGCGAGCTAAAGCGAGTCATGCCCATGTACCACTCGTACACCGCGCTTCCTTGGCCGATTTCGCCTTAAGGCGTCCCTGCCTAGCCGTCGCTCGCTACATCTATCAACAGCCTGTTAAGTACGCGTTCGGCGCGGGGTCAGTAGACGTCGTACATAGTGTTGTAAACGTTGAATTTGCCGGTTGGCGTGACGATCGCCGGATCGGTGATCACCTTCTTCAGCTTCAGGGTCTTGTCGTCATAGATGACGATCGCCGACTGATCGGCCTTGCCGCCCCACAGGGAGATCCACACTTCGTCGCCCGTCGCATTGAACTCGGGGTGAACGGCGCGGCGGATCGCCTTGCTTTCCGGCAGACCGGAGTCCTTGGCCACGTCCAGACGCTTGGGCTCCTTGCTCAGGTCGTTGAGGTCGAACACATAGACCGATTCGGCCACTTCGCGCTCAGGGTTCATCGGCGCGTCGGTCCACAGGTGCTCGGACTTCGGATGGGTCTTGACGAACAGGTTGCCGGCGCCCGGCATCTTCAGTTCCTGCACCACCTTCCAGTTGTGCTCCTTGTACTTGGCGTACTTGGGCTCGTCGGAAGCGGTGGAGATCAGCGACACCACATCGGCGCCGAGGTGACCGGTGGACCATACCGGGCCGAACTGCGGGTGTACGAAGTTGGCGCCACGGCCGGGGTGCGGGAGCTTCGCGGTGTCGATCAAAGCAGCCAGTTTGCCGGTCTTGGTGTCGACCGCCGCCACCTTGTTGGAGGCGTTGGCGGCGACCATGAAGTAGCGTTTGGAGGCATCCCAGCCGCCGTCATGGAGGAACTTGGCGGCTTCGATGGTAGTGGTCTTGAGGTTCTTGATGTCGGTGTAGTCGACCAGCATGATCTGCCCGGTCTCTTTGATGTTCACCACCCACTCGGGCTTGATGTGCGAGGCGACGATGGAGGCCACGCGCGGCTCGGGGTGGTATTCGCCATCCACGGTTTGGCCGCGGGTGGAGACGACCTTGAAGGGTTCCAGGGTCTCGCCGTCCATGATCGAGAACTGTGGCGGCCAGTAGGTGCCGCCGATCAGGTACTTGTCCTCGTAGCCCTTGAACTTGGAGGTGTCCACGGAGCGGGCGTCTGAACCCAGGCGTATGGTGGCGACCGTGGTCGGCTCTTCGTACCACATATCGATGATGGTGGTTAGGCCGTCGCGGCCCACGGTATAGACATAGCGACCGGAAGCGGACAGGCGCGAGATGTGCACGGCGTAGCCGGTGTCGAGGATTTTCCAGATATTGTGGGTGTCGCCGTCGACCAGGGCCAGCTTGCCCGCATCACGCAGGGTGATGGCAAACACGTTCTTCAGATTGATCTTGTTCAGCTGCTTCTTCGGCCGCTGGTCAACCGGAACGATCAGTTTCCAGCTGTCTTTCATGTCCTGCAGGGAAAATTCGGGCGGCACATCCGGAGTGTTCTGGATGTAGCGGGCCATCAGGTTGATTTCTTTCTTGGAGAGGATGTCGTCGTAGTTGACCATCCCGCCTTCGGTGCCATAAGCGATGATGCTTTCCAGGCGCTTGGTGCCCAGCTTCAGGGTACCGCCATCGGTCTTGTTGCCGTCGGCGTCGGTCTTTTCCCAGTGGGGTTCAAGGTTCTTGCCGGTGGCACCCTTGCGCAGCACGCCGTGGCAGCCGGCGCAGCGTTCGAAGTAAATCTGTTTGGCTGAGTCCTTTTCCTCGGCGGTCATATCGGGTGGATTGATATTGGCCTGGGCGACCGACAGGCCGAGTAACGACAGGCCGGCGAAAATACCGGCAAGCAATGGACGGGTGACGATACTCATGTGGTGCTCCTTCGTGGAGTGCCCAAGGCAACTCCGGCTAAGTAACGGCGTGCTAACGGCGTGGCTCTTTAGGCTCTTCTCGCCGCTGCATCCTAGTCAGGCGCAACGTCTATGTGCTTGACGGCAATCAAGTGCTGAAAATGAAATGCTTGAGCGCGGCGACTTGTCACGGGTAGCGTGTAGGCATGATTAATCACCGCGGTGAGGTACTGACTGTGAATGCGCCTGTGAAACTAGTCGAAGCGGCTGCCGTGCTGGATGCGCCGTTCTATCAACCACTGGGCAACGAGCAGGTGCTGTTCGAACAGGCCTGGCAGCACGGCATGCCGGTGCTGATCAAGGGCCCGACCGGTTGCGGCAAGACCCGTTTCGTTCAGTACATGGCGCACCGTTTGCGCTTGCCGTTGTACACCGTGGCCTGTCATGACGACCTGAGTGCCGCCGACCTGGTCGGTCGCCACCTGATCGGCGCCCAGGGCACCTGGTGGCAGGATGGTCCCTTGACCCGTGCGGTGCGCGAGGGCGGCATCTGCTACCTCGACGAGGTGGTCGAGGCACGCCAGGACACCGCCGTGGTGCTGCACCCGCTGGCCGATGACCGCCGCGAGCTGTACCTCGAACGCACCGGCGAGGTGTTGCGCGCACCGCCGGGTTTCATGCTGGTGGTGTCCTACAACCCCGGCTACCAGAACCTGCTCAAGGGCATGAAGCCCAGCACCCGCCAGCGTTTCGTCGCCTTGCGCTTCGGTTATCCGCCGGTGGCCGAGGAAGAACGCATCGTCGCCAACGAGGCGCGGGTCAGTGCCGATCTGGCCGCGCAGGTGGTCAAGCTCGGGCAGGCTCTGCGCCGACTGGAGCAGCATGACCTGGAGGAAGTCGCCTCGACGCGCCTGCTGATCTTCACCGCCCGCATGATCGGCTCCGGCATGAGCCCGCGGGATGCCTGTCTGGCCTGCCTGGCCGAGCCGCTATCGGACGATCCGCAGACCGTCGCCGCGCTGATGGACGTGGTCGATGTCCACTTCGCTTGAAACCCTTGCCAGCCCGGTCCGGCGTCTGCCGGGCGACCTGGCGATGTGGTTCTTCATCCTCGCCGAGCTGACGGTCTTCGCCCTGCTGATTCTCACCTTCGCAGTGGCCCAGGCATTGCAGCCGCAGCTGTTCCACGACAGTCGCCAGTTGCTCGACAGCTCCACCGGTCTGGCGTTGACCCTGAGCCTGCTCACCTCCGGGCTGTTCGCCGCGTTGGCCCAGGAGCAGGTACGCCAGGCGCGAGCACCGCGCGC encodes:
- the ahbB gene encoding siroheme decarboxylase subunit beta → MNHALSPAQAICLRRLLETGLPLAPRPYQVLAEQIGVDEAAVVEQMQQWQADGLFRRVGLVLKHRALGFLANAMLVMDIPDEQVEAVGLRLGQAPGINLCYERPRRLPHWRYNLFCMVHGREREQVRQQIARLLAEQQLSEVPHQLLFSSRAFKQCGGRYAPAATEAVRHG
- a CDS encoding c-type cytochrome — protein: MPLAQSASRALGQLLLVLLPFSLAQAEAPGAERQAQLQNLLAQDCGSCHGLRMTGGLGPALTRQALANKPRELLIATVTHGRPGTAMPPWNALLSEPDIAWLVDRLLEGYPTP
- a CDS encoding cytochrome D1 domain-containing protein, translating into MIRSTLLLAAVSLLLSACAQSPLRGSGDLGVVVERATGSLQIIESSQQTSLARIEGLGDLSHASVVFSRDQRYAYVFGRDGGLSKIDLLRMRLDKRVIQGGNSIGGAISQDGSLIAVGNYEPGGVKVFDAQTLALVADIPATPLADGSKHSRVVGVVDAPDRRFVFSLFDTGEIWIADFSQGNTPAISRFTDVGNQPYDALLTPDGRYYLAGLFGEDGMAKLDLWHPERGVQRVLGNYGRGQQKLPVYKMPHLEGWAVAGDQAFVPAVGRHQVLVMDSQNWQQTAAIEVAGQPVFVMARPDARQIWVNFAHPDNHRVQVIDSETHKIIADLQPGPAVLHMEFTARGDQLWLSVRDGGEIQVWDPYRVELLQRLPAASPSGIFFSSRAHQIGL
- a CDS encoding CbbQ/NirQ/NorQ/GpvN family protein; its protein translation is MLDAPFYQPLGNEQVLFEQAWQHGMPVLIKGPTGCGKTRFVQYMAHRLRLPLYTVACHDDLSAADLVGRHLIGAQGTWWQDGPLTRAVREGGICYLDEVVEARQDTAVVLHPLADDRRELYLERTGEVLRAPPGFMLVVSYNPGYQNLLKGMKPSTRQRFVALRFGYPPVAEEERIVANEARVSADLAAQVVKLGQALRRLEQHDLEEVASTRLLIFTARMIGSGMSPRDACLACLAEPLSDDPQTVAALMDVVDVHFA
- a CDS encoding nitrite reductase — its product is MSIVTRPLLAGIFAGLSLLGLSVAQANINPPDMTAEEKDSAKQIYFERCAGCHGVLRKGATGKNLEPHWEKTDADGNKTDGGTLKLGTKRLESIIAYGTEGGMVNYDDILSKKEINLMARYIQNTPDVPPEFSLQDMKDSWKLIVPVDQRPKKQLNKINLKNVFAITLRDAGKLALVDGDTHNIWKILDTGYAVHISRLSASGRYVYTVGRDGLTTIIDMWYEEPTTVATIRLGSDARSVDTSKFKGYEDKYLIGGTYWPPQFSIMDGETLEPFKVVSTRGQTVDGEYHPEPRVASIVASHIKPEWVVNIKETGQIMLVDYTDIKNLKTTTIEAAKFLHDGGWDASKRYFMVAANASNKVAAVDTKTGKLAALIDTAKLPHPGRGANFVHPQFGPVWSTGHLGADVVSLISTASDEPKYAKYKEHNWKVVQELKMPGAGNLFVKTHPKSEHLWTDAPMNPEREVAESVYVFDLNDLSKEPKRLDVAKDSGLPESKAIRRAVHPEFNATGDEVWISLWGGKADQSAIVIYDDKTLKLKKVITDPAIVTPTGKFNVYNTMYDVY
- a CDS encoding Lrp/AsnC family transcriptional regulator, with amino-acid sequence MDELDRRLLNRLQLGLPLVRHPWQALADELDSDAEHLRKRVQALLDDGTLSRFGPMFDIERLGGAFTLAALSVPEQRFDEVAEQLNGMPEVAHNYRREHAWNMWFVLGCATPQGILDTLQRIESETGLTVLNLPKEETYHVGLHFPV
- the ahbB gene encoding siroheme decarboxylase subunit beta, translating into MSACTSPSEDQLTRRLVELTEAGLPLLEDPWAWLAEQLQLSIEATLALLQRLQADGAIRRIAAVPNHYRLGYRHNGMTVWDVDDSEIARLGPLIGAQAFVSHCYRRPRREDWHYNLFAMVHGRSAEQIDAYREQIRTLLGAACRADEMLVSSRILKKTGLRLGTSPRFIVSDQGAAILPR
- a CDS encoding Lrp/AsnC family transcriptional regulator, which codes for MNIDPLSSRLIERFQHGMPLCAEPYRVMADTLGCAEAEVLACLERLRAAGSLSRIGPVFDHSRAGASTLVALAVPEARLEQVAERISRYPEVNHNYLREHAYNLWFVLTGPDRAHLDRLLDEIEADSGLRPLDLPMRNAYRIDLGFPLVDLP
- a CDS encoding ethylbenzene dehydrogenase-related protein; translated protein: MNIRMMTCALGASLACVTVPAWAAAPADWSSIKSSDITLFYPGVSPVEWVTKGTEHGGARALRKGETCADCHSEEASDIGKTIVSGKKLEPTPIAGKAPFIDVKVQAAHDDENLYLRFTWQQPPASGAAKMDEQNPVKIAYMLEANDQVQLASQGGCWGSCHGDARTMPGADEHKTKYVKDGSLANGVFYDLNQWRSGENKAYDGYVAEERVMEGGQALVGATGKLDGNTWTVDFTRKFAGGEGDVTLESGKTYNFGFAIHDDNATGRYHHVSLGYTLGIDAEAGIQALKQ
- a CDS encoding NapC/NirT family cytochrome c; its protein translation is MTDRKTPPEHKQPTGFWARLRRPSLTYSLGGLLIVGFALGVLFWGGFNTAMEATNTEGFCLSCHEMRDNVYPEYKETIHYTNRTGVRAVCADCHVPKEWTYKIARKIEASKEVWGKIIGTIDTREKFEAKRLVLARREWSRMKANDSRECRNCHSLESMEAASQKQRARKQHEMAREDSMTCIDCHKGIAHHKPQGMTEADEE